The genomic window CCGATGTGTTCGTGGACAATTACAAGGTCGGAACCGTGAATGTCGATGTCGTGGATGCGGCGCGTATGCAACTCGTATGGGAGGGCGTCGCCGAGGGCCGGCTCTCCGAGGAGACGCTGAATGATCCCGCGCCAGCCATCGACCGCGTCATTACGGAGCTGTTTGCCAGATATCCGGCGACCGCGGGCGCGGATGCCATGCCGGTTCCGGAGAAGTAGCCTCGTACACCCGGCCCGGACATCCATCCCGGAAGGACACGTCAGCATGATCGAGATAAAAAAGTATGCCGCGCTCACGCTGATGCTGGCCGCGCCGCTGGCGTGCGGCGCCGAGTTGGCCGAGGCCTGGGAATGCAAAAAGGAATACGGCAAGTGGGACGAGATCGTATTCGAGGCGGTTGTATACCAGGGATATTCCCGTGGCGGCGTCATCAGCGCGGGAGCCGAACATGAGTCGGCCTTCAGGACCCGGGGATTCGACCGGATCTGGGAGTATGGCGGGGCCGGAGATGATTCATTGCGCCATGTATTGCTCATCAAGCACGATGGCGCCGGTGAATACTACGAGTCAATGGCCGGCGAGAAGAGCGCCGGGCCCGCAATGTATCTGGAATGCCGCGGCCGTGATGTCCATTCACCGTCTGAAACCGATCAGACCGGCGATTAGATTTTTACCTGGGGCCTGGTTCAGACTCGGACATCATATTTCGATCAGGCGTCCGGTTGTCATTCCCGCGCCGGTCGGGAATCAATACTTCAGGTCTTTTGTCACGTAAGCCTGCGGCCACGGTCTCGGCGGGGGCGCCGTCGCCGTTTTCCTGGCCGGCCAATCTCGAGAGGAATTCCAGTTCCGCCGGATGGGGACATGCATGACGGATCCCGGATATTCGCTGGTAGCCTCGGGCCTGATCTCTCTCGGCCAGGATTTTCGGCCTCTCTGTCAGACTAACGCTCGGTGAATGAAAACCAGTTCGCGCCGCCGCGCGTCCCCACCGCGGCGAGCCGGCCCGTCTTGGGATTGACGCGGTAGGTCGAGATATTGTCCTTCGCGTTCAATGTCGCCACATAGGCAAACTTTCCATCAGGGGCCATTGAGAGCGAAATCGGAATTCCACCGGCGGTGACCGGCGCGCCGGTGGATCGGAGCGCACCGGTGGCGGGGTCGATGCGATAGACGGAAATGTTGTTGGAGCTGTAGTTGGTCACGTAGGCATAGCGGCCCGCGGGATCGATGCCGATGAATTGCGGATCGGCGCCCGCCTTCACGGGCGTGCCGGTGCTGATCAGTGCACCGGTGTCGGGATCCAGCCGATAGCTGGAGACGGTGTTCGCGCCGGAATTGGCGACATAGGCATGACGGCCCGCAGGGTCCAGCGTGATCGAGAACGGAAACGCGCCGGTTTGCGCCGGGGGCGCGGAGGAGGCGAGCATTCCGCTGGCAGCGTCAACGCGGTAACTGCTTACGGTGCTCGCGCCGTAATTTACGACGTACGCGAAGCGGCCGGCGGGGTCCAGGGTGATGAAGATCGGGAATGCCCCGGTCGCGACCGGGTTGCCCGCGGCGCTCAGGGCGCCGCTGGAAGGGTCGACGCGATAGACGCCGATGCTGCCGGAGCCGGAATTCGCCACATAGGCAAAACGTCCGGCGGGGTCGAGTGCGATGGAGATGGGGTAGTCGCCCATCGCGATGGGCGTCGCCGCCGCGGTCAGGGCGCCGGTGGCGCGGTCGATGCGATAGACCAGGATGTTGTTGGAGCCGTAGTTCGCCACATAGGCGAAGCGCCCGAGCGGGTCGATGGTGAGCGAGAGCGGATCCTTCCCGGCCGGGACCGGGTTTCCCGCGGCCGTCAGTTTCCCGCTGCCGGCATCGATGCGGAAGATCGCGATGTTCTTCGCGGCGGTGTTCAGGACATAAGCGAATCCCGAGGCGGTTGTTCGGCAGGTCACCGCCACATCGCTCACGTCACCAACACCGATACGACCAACGCCCCGGGAGACTTCACATACGGATTGGTCCGGTTGCGCCTCGATCGTAACCTCATAGGCGTGGTCCGCCGGCAGCACGCCCGGAAAGGTAAAGTCCCCGTCGGCGGCGATCGCGAGGCTCGCTCCGTCGTCGCGGCGCAGGCGCAGGCCCTGGCCGCTCAACCCAGTCACGTTGCCTCCCAGACGGTGTGCGGAGATGCAATCTACATTGATGAATATGGTATCTCCGGCTGTTGAACCATTACCCGTATTCGACGCTGTACAGTATGCCCCCTGCGGTTGTGTCAGGATGCTGACTGCGGCTAGGCCGCCTGTACGCGTGCCGAAGCGGCGGAACTCTCCGTTTGCGTCGATAGGCTGCGTTACCCCGCTCGCATACTGGATGACCAGCCCCGGACCATTGAGGCCGGAGACGGTTACAACGACGGCTTCCATCGGATTGTCAGGCTCGGTTGCGCCGAAGCCAGCATGCGAAAGGCCCAGGCCAGTCGCCGCGATCAGCGCGAATGTCATATTTCTCTGGCTCATGATTTTCCTGATCCGCTCGCGATGGTAATTCCCATCGCCGGTATGATACGACGTCCGCCGGCAGGTTTGGGTGCCATCCTGGTTCAGTACGCGGGTCGCCTGAAGTATATAGGACAGTGCTGAGTTATGGGAGCGCGCCCGGTGTGCGGAATCGGCCGCTCCCTCGCTCATCGCCTCCGGATCGTGATAACCAACACCCCGGTAAGGACAAGCGCGGCCCCCGCGGACTGCTGGCTCGAAAACGGCTCCCCCAGGAACAGGTAGGCGAGCACGAGGGTCGCGACCGGGCCGATCGACCCGATCAGCGCGGTGTGGCCGGCGCCGATCATCCGGATGCTTGCCGACAGCATGAACACCGGCAGCACTGTGGAAAAGAGCGCCATGGCGAGGGCGAGGAGATAGACGCGGCCGGGCAGCGCCAGCGCCGACCAGGGATGGGTCAGGGCGAACTGCAGCAGCACCGCCGCGCTCGCCACCAGCATCGCGTAGGCGGTGAGGCGCATCGCGCCCAGGCGCGCGACCACGGCCCCGATACCCACCAGATAGGCGGCGTAGGTGAGCGTGCTGGCGAATACCAGCGCCGCGCCCAGCACCAGGCCCTCGCCGCCCTGGCGGGCGAGATCATGCAGGAACACGAGGGCGATGCCGCCATAGCTGAGCAGCAGGGCGACGGCCTCGCGGAGTCCGACCGGACGGCGCAGGAACGCCGCCGACAGCAATACCACCAGCGTCGGATACAGAAACAGAATCAGGCGTTCGAGGCCGGCCGAGATGTATTGCAGTCCCATGAAGTCGAGCAGGCTCGAGAGATAGTAGCCGATCAGCCCGAGGAGGATGACGGCCCCGTAGTCTCGATGCCTCAGCGGCGGGGCGTCGGCGCCGTTGTGCTTCCATACGGCGGCCGCGAGGAAAAAGGGCAGTGAGAACAGCATGCGCAACGCCAGCAGGGTGACCGGGTCGACCGCGTCTGCATAGGCGAGCTTGACGAGGATCGCCTTGCCCGAGAAACCGATCGCCGCGAGCGCGGCGAGCAGGATCCCCAGCGGGACGCCGTGACGATCCGGATTGAACGTGGCATGTGTCATATAGGCCCCTTTGGTGCGTGGCGGCGGGCCCGGGTGAGGCGAGATGAGGCAATCGCGGTCACGGACCCGCGGTTGCTGCTGGATGTTCCTGCATCAGTTCAGAGATAAGGACAGTCCACCGCGGACGGCAATGTCTGACAGGGCCACAGTCGTTTGCGGAGGTCGGGCTTGGTGGGCATCGGTGCGTACATGTTCTGACTATAGCAAAGCCCGGTGGCGGACTGTCAAGTTCAGGGGCCGGGCGCGTCATGCGCCTGGATCCGCGCCAGCAGGGCGGCGAGGCGTTCGTCGTCCAGCGGGGGATCGATGCGCTCGAAGAAACGCCCCCGCCTGTCGAAGGCGAACAGCCCGGCGTCGTGATTCACCGCGTAGTCGCCCTCTGGCCGGCGTCCGACGTCATGGATCAGGCGGCCGCTGGCGGTGTCGGCATAGCTGTAGTTCGCGCCCAGCTGCAGGACGAGACGTTTCAGGTCCGCGGGGGCGCCGGTGGCGGCGAGGAAGCCGGGATTGAAATAGCTGATGTAGCCCGCCAGCACCTCCGGCGTGTCGCGGAAGGGATCGACCGATACGAGCACCACCTGGAGTCGCGCGGACAGGGCGGGATCCTCCCGTTCGAACGCCTGCAATGCCCGGTTCAGGGTCAGCAGGGTGGCCGGACAGTAGTCCGGACAGTGGGTGTAGCCGAAGATCAGCAGGGTCCAGCGGCCGAGCAGGCGGTCCGGGTCGAAGGGCCGGCCCCGCTGATCGACCAGATCCAGCGCCGGCACCGTCACCCCCGTTCGCGGCATGACCAGCGCGTCATGCGTTTCGCGATGCAGGGGCGCAGCGGCGCCCGGCTGGCCCGGCGGCGGGGCATCGATTCCGGCGCAGCCTGCGGCGAGGGCGAACAACACGGCAAGGCAGACCTGCCGAGCCGGGATCTGCCACCGGGATCCGTCCGGGCGATCCGCCGGGTCGTTGCCGGGGAGTGCTGACAGTTCCATGCCCAGACTGTAACACATGGGTATCTCCGCGTTGCCATTTACGCCCATGTGTCTTAAGGCATTGAGATTCAAAAGAACCGATTTTGTGTCCCGGTCGCCAGGAAACACTACCTGATTTTGAGGCCCTGCCAAAATGAGTTCTACAGCAAGTAAACGAGGTTTCTCTTGCGTTCGGGTCGCCTGGGTGCGACAACAGGTCGCGCAGGTGGTTCAGATTTGGCGACTTCAGGTAGAAGAACGTGGTCAGAGTGCGTCAATCAAGCAATCTGGCTTTTTGGAAGGATGAGGTAAAATCGCGTAAGCCCGTGGGTTGAAATCACGTCAATTTTCCCGAAATGTGCGTCAACAATGGATTTGGCAATGGCGAGACCCAGGCCGATTCCATCATTTTCCCGATGATGTAAAGGATCAATGCGGTAGAACCGGTCAAATATCCTGGGGATATGTTCTGGAGGAATCGCCGTGCCTGGATTCTCGACGGTGATATTTACCTCATGATCTCCCGAATCATCCAGAGATACTTGCACAGATAGCCCTGGGGGCGTATGCCGAATAGCGTTGGATAATAGATTGCTCAGTACGCGTCGCAGCATCAATCGATCTCCCCGTGCCGAGGCCACACCTTCCAGGTTTAGCGTTACGCCACGTTCCTCTGCCCAGGCCTCGTAGTAATCGAACAGTCCGCGCACTTCATCTGCAAGATTCACATTGTCCGCGGCCGGGGCGCATAAACCATTTTCAGCCTGCGCCAGAAAAAGCATATCGCCGACCATCTGTGTCATGCGTTCGTATTCTTCCATGTTGGAGTAAAGCACCTCTCGGTACTCATCGATGGAGCGTGCGCGCGTAAGCGCAACTTGCGTCTGCGTCATCAGATTGGTTATGGGGGTGCGGAGTTCATGCGCAATATCGGCAGAATAATTTTTGAGTCTGCCAAAAGCGCTTTCCATGCGCTCCATCATGTCATTAAACGACGACGCCAGCTCGATCAGCTCGCTCGGCATCGCTTCTGGAGACAGGCGCGTATTCAGTTCGTTGGCACTGATGCGTCGAATCTGGGTGATGATATCGCGCAGAGGGATGTGACCGTAATGGACCGCACGCCAGCCCATCAGTCCAGTCAGTAGAATGCTGCTTGCTATCATGAGCCAGAGCGTATAATGGAATTCCTCGAGAAATTTCAGGTGATAATCGATCAGGACGGCAGTGGCTGCCGTGTACGATGGCATGGCTTCAATGGAAGCATTTGTGATGCGGCGAGTCAGTACTCTGTAGTTGTGCTCGGCATCGTTCAGAATTTGTATTGTGTCGCCCGAGTTGCCGGGGCGAAACCTCGATACAATGCCGGAGAGATCCGGCCCGCCGCTGGTATAGATCCTTTGTCCGTTCGAATCGGCTATATAGAGCGAGGCAGAGTGATGCCCTGTCAGGACGTCGTTAAACCGGTCTTCAGCCAGGACAAGTTCCTGGGGTGAGCGGGCTTCAGATAGATAGTTCTGGATGGCCGCCATTATGATGTTGAGTTCGCTCATATCTTCCTCGATGAAATGCCTTTCTATCGAGTGCAGGATGAGCCATCCAAAGATAAAAAAGACGACAGCGGACACGCTACCGAAGAGCAATGTCAGACGTAATGCCAGGGAAAGGGGTAGGCGGCGCATCAGGGAGCAGGCGTCGAATCCATCATGTATCCCATTCCGCGTATTGTATGTATGAGCTTGTGATCGTAGTTATCGTCGATTTTTGCCCGCAACCGCCGAATGGCGACGTCAATGACGTTGGTGTCGCTGTCGAAGTTCATATCCCACACAAGCGAGGCTATCAGGGATCGCGGCAATACCTCGCCACGACGACGTAACAGGAGCTCCAGCAAGGAAAATTCTTTGGTAGTCAGGTGGATGCGCTGCCCCCCACGTGAAACCCGATGTTTTTGCAGGTCAAGTTCAAGATCGGAGATTCTGAGCGTCGTTTCAACCACGGGGGATGCGCCTCGGCGCAACAGCGTGCGTACTCGAGCCAACAGCTCGGAAAATGCGAATGGTTTGACCAGGTAATCGTCGGCTCCGAGCTCAAGCCCGGTGACGCGGTCTTCTACACTGCCGTGCGCGGTCAGAATAAGTACGGGCACTTTATTGCCGGCCTCGCGCAGGGATTTCAGGATGTGCAAGCCATCGAGATCCGGCAACATGATATCGAGGATGATCAGGTCAAATTTCTCCGTCATGGCGAGGTGATTACCGTCCATGCCGTTACGGGAGAGATTGACGATGAAACCGGCTTCGGTCATCCCTTGGCGAAGGTATTCGCCAATTTTTTTCTCGTCCTCTACGATAAGCAGTTTCATCTATGAATATTGGAGGTCTAGCGCTAGAAAGAACCAACGGTAAGTCACCACGTATTCTCGGCGCATTATCCAGGTCAAAGAACAGGGCCTATCTGGCTGCATCGAGGATTATGTCCATAATGTGAGAAATCGGCGAGACATGCCGGCTCGTACAATTATCCGATCCCGCGCCTGGATTGTATAGAAAGAAAGGAGGGACCGGGCCCATACCGGTTCCTCCTTCTCTCAATAATTCTCGGATTCAAAAGAATCGCTGGCGCCTATTTTGTGGCGCGCTCTTCCAGTACGCTTATCCGGGTTTTCAAGCTCGCGCCATGTACAGCGCCAGCACAGCCAGTATTAACCATCTGATCATGCAGTCGAATCATGGCGCGCTGCATGGACTCCAAGTGACTCTTGGCATTTCGCGCGGTAGGCCAATACCCGCGCGTCGCGTGTCTGTTCAGGCGAGCCTGCGTTTCATCGATGTGTCGCTGAAGCGCCGCTTCATTGACATTGCCCATGCCTGGCACTTCGACGGTTTGGGTGCCGCCGCAGTTGTCATGACCGATTTCCTTGGCGATTGCGTTGGGGGCTCCAAACGCCAACGCCGCAGGGATGATTGAATAGATGAGATATTTTTTCATGACATACACCTCCTTCCTTTGTGAAAATAACTGCTTTGCAGCGCCGTACATAAAAAATTCTATTTTGTGCACACTGTCCTGAGCGTGACGGCGCCATTACATTTTTGTCATGATTTGGTGCCCTGCTTTCGAGGGGTCGAGTACGAAAGTCAGAGTGATGATAGGGAAAGCGAAAATTATCCCCCAGTGAGGGCAGGCAATATTGCTTCAAGCCCCATAGGTATTCGATGGATATTGTGCGTTACAACTTTGTAATGCCCTTGTCAGGTTGGTGTCAGATTCTCTGAATCAGAATGCTATTCATGCCGGAGCTCTGTGAATGACAAGGCTCATGGCGTGGATGGTGAAGGATGGCTGATATAACACAAGAGGAGGACGAGAAATGGAAAGAAAGTACCGGTTTCCTATATTGATGTTATGTGTTTCAGCGGCATTGTCGATGGCGGCAATGGGGGATGACAAACATCATGAGGCGGAGTCGGGAAATGATGTCCCTCCCGGTATGATGATGCAGGGCGGCAATGGAATGATGGATATGGATCGGATGCAGGATCAGATGCAGGCCATGCGGGAAACGATGGACCGTGCCCGTAATGAGAATAACCCGGAAGAGCGCGCCCACTTGATGCAAGCGCATATGCGGCAGATGCACGAAATGATGGGGCGTATGCGCGGCATGATGGGGCCTGGTTCAATGGCCCGGAATGATGATGGAAGCAAGATGAAGCCAGGGCCAGAGGCTAAAATGCCTATGGAAGGACGCCAGCAGATGATGGAGAGGCGCATGGATTTAATGCAGCAGATGATGGAACAGATGATGGATCAGATGATGCTGCAGGAAGGTAGTGGTCGAGCTGGAAAAAAGAAATAGTCACGACTGTGGTCTGACAAGCACGAAATCGTTGCGTGGGATGAGAAGGTTTCTGCGCTGCCATATCCAGGACAAGCTGGGAAATGATGGAAAAAGACCCCGTTTGTGGCATGAGCGTTTCTGCGGACTCAGCATACGCTGTTGAGTTCGAAGGCAATCGCTATCGCTTCTGCAGCGCGAGCTGCATGCATAAATTCAAGGCAGATCCATTGAAGTATGCCCGGCGAGGGATGCCTGAGCTCCATCCGGCTCACGGTAACGCTGGCCATCAGCATGGCCATTCCGATCAGGCGGCGACTGAACGCAAACGGGCGGATGCATCCGTTATTTATACCTGCCCCATGCATCCCGAAATCAAGCAACAGGGTCCGGGGAGTTGCCCCAAGTGCGGCATGGCACTGGAACCGCTGGGAACGCCTGCGCCTTCCACGAGAACTGAATATACCTGCCCCATGCACCCGGAGGTGGTCCAGGACCATCCTGGCTACTGCCCGAAGTGCGGCATGGCGCTGGAGCCGCGTACCGTGGCAGCGGTGGAAGAGGAGAGCGCCGAACTGCGCGACATGAATCGCCGTTTCTGGTTCAGCGCCGCGCTGGCCCTGCCGGTATTCCTGAGTGCCATGGGCGCGGAGTTCTGGCCTGAACAGATGGCTGAACTCATCAGCCCCGGGCGGCGCCAGTGGATTGAGATGGCCTTGGCCACCCCGGTCGTGTTGTGGGGCGGCTGGATCTTCTACGTCCGCGCCGTGCAGTCGTTGGTCAACCTCAGCCTTAACATGTTCACACTCATCGGCCTCGGCGTGGCGGTGGCATGGATCTACAGTGTAGTAGCCACCGTTGCGCCGGGCATCTTCCCTCGCTCCGTGGTCAATGACATGGGCGTGGTGCCAGTCTACTTCGAGGCTGCCGCGGTGATCACTACCCTGGTGCTGCTGGGCCAGGTGCTGGAACTGCGCGCCCGCAGCCGCACCAACGCCGCCATCAAACTGCTGTTGGGTTTATCGCCCAAGACGGCGCGCATCGTGCGCGAGAGCGGACTGGAAGAGGATATCCCCCTGGAGCAGGTGCATCCCGGCGATCGGTTGCGTATCCGTCCCGGCGAAAAAGTGCCGGTGGACGGCACGGTAGCCGAGGGAACGAGCCATGTGGACGAATCCATGGTAACCGGCGAACCAATACCGGTGGAAAAGCGGGCTGGCGCCAGGGTGATCGGCGCCACCATCAATGGAACCGGCAGCTTGCTGATGACGGCCGAAAAGGTCGGCGCCGATACCCTGCTGGCCCGGATCGTCCAAATGGTCTCCGAGGCGCAGCGTTCCCGCGCGCCCATCCAGAAACTGGTGGATATCGTCTCGGGTTACTTCGTGCCGGCGGTCGTGATCGCCGCCGTGCTGACCTTTATTGTCTGGAATCTGTGGGGACCCGAGCCACGCCTGGCGCACGCGGTGATTAACGCGGTGGCTGTGCTCATCATTGCCTGTCCCTGCGCGCTGGGGCTGGCCACGCCCATGTCCATCATGGTGGGTACCGGGCGCGGCGCCATGTTGGGCGTGCTGTTCAAGAATGCCGAAGCGCTTGAGGTGCTGCGCAAGGTGGACACCCTGGTAGTGGACAAGACCGGTACTCTCACCGAGGGCCATCCCGAGTTGGTGAGCGTGACACCGGCCGTGGGCTTCGGTGAGCAGGATATCCTGCGTTTGGCTGCCAGCATCGAGCGTGCCAGCGAGCATCCTCTTGGCGCCGCCATCGTGCGCGGTGCGGAAAAACGCGGTCTTGAATTGTTCTCGGCGGAGGATTTTCACTCCATTACTGGCAAGGGCGTCGCCGGCCGAGTGGCTGGGCGCAAGGTAGCCTTGGGCAATATCAAATTGTTGCAGGACCTCGGCATCGATGCGGGAGATCTTCCCGGGCGGGCGGATACGCTGCGGGCCGAGGGTCAATCGGTGATGTTTCTTGCCATTGATCACCGGGCCGCCGGGCTGATCGGCGTGGCCGATCCCGTTAAAGCGACAACGCCAGAGGCAATCCGCTGTCTGCATGAGGAGGGTATCCAGATCGTCATGCTGACCGGCGACAGCCGCAAGACCGCCGAGGCGGTCGCGGCCAAGCTGGGCATCGACCGGATCCAGGCCGAGGTGCTGCCTGACCAAAAGGCCAAGGTCGTCAAGCAGCTTCAGGTCGAGGGCGGTATCGTTGCCATGGCCGGGGACGGCATCAACGATGCGCCTGCCCTTGCCCAGGCCCAGGTGGGCATTGCGATGGGTACCGGTACCGATGTCGCCATGGAAAGTGCCGGGGTCACCTTGATCAAGGGCGATCTGCGGGGCATAGTGCGTGCCCGCCGTCTCTCGCGCGCCACCATGCGCAATATCCGTCAGAATTTGTTCTTCGCATTCATATACAATGCGGCAGGTATGCCGGTGGCTGCCGGGGTGTTGTATCCCTCTTTTGGGCTGCTGCTGTCACCCATGATCGCCGCAGCGGCGATGAGCTTCAGCTCGGTATCCGTCATTTCTAACGCGCTCCGTTTGCGACGCATCAGCTTGTGAATAAAGTGGATGCGGGATTGAGCAGGAACCCGGCGCGAATAGGGCGAGGATTAGAACAAGGATACATTCTTCATCATTCAACGATTCCATGGTCCATTCTTCGATAACTGATTGTTTCGCATGGAATGGACGTGAGAGATTTTCTATACAGCCCCAAGACCTGCAATGGCGCACGCGACGCTGAACGCTGGTGGCTATGGATTCCTTCCTGGGCTGGTTAAGATCGGTGTGCGGTGGTGCTGAATCTGTTCAGCGGTGCATCGATTTCACCCTGAAGGTTAACCCAGATATCTACAGTTACCGGGATGCAGATCCCCTCCTCTCATGAGCATAAATGGGACCAGCCAACCCCTAAATCAGAGTTTGCTCCGTTTTAGTGATGATCTTGCCGCCGAAGAAATGACGGGGAATCTAATGCACTAAATCCAACGGAATTTTTGATCGCTGACCCGGTGTTGTCCCCATGCCTGCCAGTATTCCGTCGTTGCATTTATGAGACACAGTTTGCAAATGCGCGAGATTTTTGAATAAAACATGTTGCATTGATGCAAATCCTGCGTTATAAAAATGCCTCGTTGCCCGGCATGGGCCAACGGAATACTTAAAAACGTTCGAACGTTTGATCAGACTAGGGAGAGAAACCAATGAAGAAAACTACGATTGCTATGGCCGTGGCCGGTGCGATGTTCGCCGCGGGTTCGGCCTTCGCTGAAGGTGTGACCGTTGGTGGTTATACCGCGGTCGACTGGCTGCTGACCAACGACGCCGACGATACCCAGGAAGGCCAGTTCTCGGTTCCCGAGACCGAGGTCAATTTCGACACGGAGAACCTGTTCGTTGCCGCCCACAACTCGGGTTCCAGTGGCTTCGATGTCGGCCAGGCCTTCGTGAAGTATGCGTTCGCCAATGGCTGGGCGATGCACGCCGGTAAGTTCGACACCCACCTCACGGACGATGAGGGGAATGCCCCGGACCGCGAGTTCATTCAGCACAGCCTGCTGTTCGATGTGCTGGCCGATGTTGGTGGACACAGCATGGTCGGCGCCAGGGTCTCCGGCGACCTGGGCATGGCGAATGTGACCGTGGGCTATGGCAACGACGCCTCCGTGACGCCCGGCGGCGCCACCGACGGCGAGAACTCGGTCATGCTGCTGGTCAACGCCTCACCGATGGAAGGCCTGGACCTTGAACTCGGCGTGCTGACCCAGGACAAGGACGGCAGCGGCGTGGGTACCCTGACGGACATCAACGGCACCTACATGATCAGCGGTTTCACCGTGGGCGCGGACTTCCTGTCCGGCGCTGACGGCGACACCGGCGAGTTCGACAACGGTTACGGCCTGTGGGCCGGCTACGACTTCGGCAACGGCTTCGGTGTGAAGGCGCGCATCGAGAGCGCCAGCATCGTCGATGGTGACGATGTCGACGCGACCGAGATCCAGGCCAGCTACGCCATGAACGACAACGTCGCGGTCCGGGTTTCGCTGCACAACATCGACAACGGTACGGACGATTTCGACACCGGCGTCGTGCAGCTGATCGGCACGTTCTAAGAATCACCACGCTGTACTGCAGTAACTCGAAGCCGGGCCTTGCGCCCGGCTTTTTTTTCTTGGGCGGAGGAGTGCTGTTCCCTTGAAACGTGATGGTATCCGGTGAGCCTGCCCCGAGGTTTGCGCGGGGTCTGAGGCCGTTCCGGCGAAGGGCGATGCTGAGGTTGGGGTGGCGCGGGGCCGCGTGCTGATGACGAATGCAAAGGTCCGGACAGATTGTGCAAATAAATTGAATTAATTAGTATGAATATATTGAATTATTGATGTAAGCGATGTATAAATGCCTCTGCATAACAACCAAAGTTGTGTTTTCGAATGTGAACTCTCTGATCAGAATGGAGAAATTATTATGAATAAAAAGTTACTTGTACTGGCCCTTGCAGGACCTTTGACCGCCGCAGGTTCTGCCTTTGCCGCCGATCCGACCGTCAGCGGTTTCACCGATGTGCAGTGGCTGCTCACCAACGAGGCCGACGAGGACCAGGAAGGCCAGTTCTCCGTGCCCCAGGTCGAGGTCGATGTCGAGACCGACAACATGTATGTCGCCATCGCCGGTGGCGCGGGCACTTCTTTCGAAGTGGGTCAGGCCTACTTCATGCACAATCTGAACGATGCCTGGCAGTTCCGTGGCGGTCTGTTCGACAGCAACATCACGGCCGATGCCGGCGCTGCCGTCGACATGGAGTTCACCCAGAACAGCCTGCTATTCGGTGTCCTCGATTCTGTGGGTGGGGTGGCCCTGACGGGTGTGGCGGTGTCCGGTGCGGTTGGCCCGGCCAATGTCATGGTGGGCTATGCGAACGACAGCTCCGTGACGACCGGGGAACGCAAGAATTCGGTCGCCCTGCTGGTCAATGCGACGCCGATGGAAGGTCTGGACGTCGAGTTCGGCATGCTGACCCAGGACAAGGACGGCGACGGCGTGGGCAACCTGATGGACATCAACGGTAC from Gammaproteobacteria bacterium includes these protein-coding regions:
- a CDS encoding beta-propeller fold lactonase family protein, whose product is MSQRNMTFALIAATGLGLSHAGFGATEPDNPMEAVVVTVSGLNGPGLVIQYASGVTQPIDANGEFRRFGTRTGGLAAVSILTQPQGAYCTASNTGNGSTAGDTIFINVDCISAHRLGGNVTGLSGQGLRLRRDDGASLAIAADGDFTFPGVLPADHAYEVTIEAQPDQSVCEVSRGVGRIGVGDVSDVAVTCRTTASGFAYVLNTAAKNIAIFRIDAGSGKLTAAGNPVPAGKDPLSLTIDPLGRFAYVANYGSNNILVYRIDRATGALTAAATPIAMGDYPISIALDPAGRFAYVANSGSGSIGVYRVDPSSGALSAAGNPVATGAFPIFITLDPAGRFAYVVNYGASTVSSYRVDAASGMLASSAPPAQTGAFPFSITLDPAGRHAYVANSGANTVSSYRLDPDTGALISTGTPVKAGADPQFIGIDPAGRYAYVTNYSSNNISVYRIDPATGALRSTGAPVTAGGIPISLSMAPDGKFAYVATLNAKDNISTYRVNPKTGRLAAVGTRGGANWFSFTER
- a CDS encoding DMT family transporter, which codes for MTHATFNPDRHGVPLGILLAALAAIGFSGKAILVKLAYADAVDPVTLLALRMLFSLPFFLAAAVWKHNGADAPPLRHRDYGAVILLGLIGYYLSSLLDFMGLQYISAGLERLILFLYPTLVVLLSAAFLRRPVGLREAVALLLSYGGIALVFLHDLARQGGEGLVLGAALVFASTLTYAAYLVGIGAVVARLGAMRLTAYAMLVASAAVLLQFALTHPWSALALPGRVYLLALAMALFSTVLPVFMLSASIRMIGAGHTALIGSIGPVATLVLAYLFLGEPFSSQQSAGAALVLTGVLVITIRRR
- a CDS encoding SCO family protein; this encodes MCYSLGMELSALPGNDPADRPDGSRWQIPARQVCLAVLFALAAGCAGIDAPPPGQPGAAAPLHRETHDALVMPRTGVTVPALDLVDQRGRPFDPDRLLGRWTLLIFGYTHCPDYCPATLLTLNRALQAFEREDPALSARLQVVLVSVDPFRDTPEVLAGYISYFNPGFLAATGAPADLKRLVLQLGANYSYADTASGRLIHDVGRRPEGDYAVNHDAGLFAFDRRGRFFERIDPPLDDERLAALLARIQAHDAPGP
- a CDS encoding heavy metal sensor histidine kinase, with the translated sequence MRRLPLSLALRLTLLFGSVSAVVFFIFGWLILHSIERHFIEEDMSELNIIMAAIQNYLSEARSPQELVLAEDRFNDVLTGHHSASLYIADSNGQRIYTSGGPDLSGIVSRFRPGNSGDTIQILNDAEHNYRVLTRRITNASIEAMPSYTAATAVLIDYHLKFLEEFHYTLWLMIASSILLTGLMGWRAVHYGHIPLRDIITQIRRISANELNTRLSPEAMPSELIELASSFNDMMERMESAFGRLKNYSADIAHELRTPITNLMTQTQVALTRARSIDEYREVLYSNMEEYERMTQMVGDMLFLAQAENGLCAPAADNVNLADEVRGLFDYYEAWAEERGVTLNLEGVASARGDRLMLRRVLSNLLSNAIRHTPPGLSVQVSLDDSGDHEVNITVENPGTAIPPEHIPRIFDRFYRIDPLHHRENDGIGLGLAIAKSIVDAHFGKIDVISTHGLTRFYLILPKSQIA
- a CDS encoding heavy metal response regulator transcription factor — protein: MKLLIVEDEKKIGEYLRQGMTEAGFIVNLSRNGMDGNHLAMTEKFDLIILDIMLPDLDGLHILKSLREAGNKVPVLILTAHGSVEDRVTGLELGADDYLVKPFAFSELLARVRTLLRRGASPVVETTLRISDLELDLQKHRVSRGGQRIHLTTKEFSLLELLLRRRGEVLPRSLIASLVWDMNFDSDTNVIDVAIRRLRAKIDDNYDHKLIHTIRGMGYMMDSTPAP